A segment of the Lolium perenne isolate Kyuss_39 chromosome 3, Kyuss_2.0, whole genome shotgun sequence genome:
ggttttcggacgaaaagagggggaaattcatgaaaaatgaccaaaccaccatggaatgggccaagatttggcacacttgtgaaccttgtgatgtgacaccttggttgctcagtgttttccCTTTCTGGAGTTGGCTCCATGGTgggcccatggtgtagatgtgtcgagagaggggttttcggacgaaaagagggggaaattcatgaaaaatgaccaaaccaccatggaatgggccaagatttggcacacttgtgaaccttgtgatgtgacaccttggttgctcagtgttttccCATTCTGGAGTTGGCTCCATGGTgggcccatggtgtagatgtgtcgagagaggggttttcggacgaaaagagggggaaattcatgaaaaatgaccaaaccaccatggaatgggccaagatttggcacacttgtgaaccttgtgatgtgaaaccttggttgctcagtgttttccCATTCTGGAGTTGgctccatggtggccccatggtgtagatgtgtcgagacaggggttttcggacgaaaagagggggaaattcatgaaaaatgaccaaaccaccatggaatgggccaagatttggcacacttgtgaaccttgtgatgtgacaccttggttgctcagtgttttccCATTCTGGAGTTGGCTCCATGGTgggcccatggtgtagatgtgtcgagacaggggtttccggacgaaaagagggggaaattcatgaaaaatgaccaaaccaccatggaatgggccaagatttggcacacttgtgaaccttgtgatgtgaaacttGTGATGTGAACTATTGTTTGCACAAAATTTAAGGGATGCAGCAAAAAAAATTCATAATATTTTTCATAATTTGTATGAAACAATAAAATTGTAACTTTCTTCATACATGATAGATCTTAGTTTACAGACATAGATGTAATGTGCATGAAGTACAATTAGGAAATTATTATTTGTAACAACCAGAAtgcaatttgaaactttgcattgAAAATAATAATTACAAATATGGGACTTAAATTGCATTATTATGAGTTGGGACAACTTAATGGGCTTTCGGCCCATTTAATGATTAATGAATGCGTTGACTGGTACATTACGTGCGAGTAGTGCGGGGTGATTGGGTAGAAATAGTGCAGGTCGTGGACTCGTTGACCTAGTTCTCAACCTCCATCTTCCCACGTCCGCCGCCCCCCACCTGAACCACCGTCCGCCGCCCCCGAGCCGAACCACCGTCCGGCACCCCGCACATCACCGACCGTCGGACGCACATCTCTGTGGCGGCCACCGTCGTATGTGCATCGAGAACAAGATCTCTCCCGTGGCCACCGTGGATCTCTGCTGCGGCCTTCATCGTCTCTGCCGCGTACATCCTCGTATCTAGGGCGGCCACCGTCTCTGCCTCGACAAACGCAGGTACGCCGCGGCCACCATCATCTGTGACGCGACCATACTCTCTCTCACGGTCGCATCCTCCTCCCTCAACCCTAATTTCCTCACCACATGCGGTATAGATAGTCCTCATCACATGCAACACAAATGAACGATCCCGTTAGTCATGTATCTCCAGGAAATCATGCATGTTTGTCTATGTAACTGAGTCGTTAATTTATTTGTATTTACCCAGCCTCAGGTACTTACGACTTGATTCATATTGCTAGCTTGCACTTCATATATGTTAGCAGACGGAATACTTCATTGTTATCACATGAAGTTCAGACATGTTAGCAGACGAAGTACAGATGTGTTTTCACAGGAAGTTCATATATGATATGacatgaagttcaaatctgttatcACGTGAAGTTCGAATCTGCTGTCACATGATGTTGAAATCTGTTATGACGTAATTAAACCCGAGTGTATAGTGTATTAGTTTCATGTGATGCAGTTGTACAATTTTATTTCCTACCTCGTATTAATTTCATGTTGTTCAATTGGTCTGCAGGATGCAAGACCCGGATGGGGAGATTTTCTGTGACATAATTAGGTGGCAGAAAGTCGTAGCAGCAATGACAGACGAGCAACGAGACAAATTACGCACTTGTGCTGTTGGCCGATGCATGATCCAAATTCCATCCAGAAAGATACGGCCACTATTGGTCAAATACATGATGCAGGTTTATGACGAGGAAAAGGGTAGGTTCATCATTGAACCTAGGGTGGGTGAAATATCGGCAACAAATGAGGATGTGGAATGCTTGCTAGGATTACAGGATGAAGGCTTGTCGTCTGCTGATATTTtggaagaggaaggagaagaatggAAAACAAACATACCTACTAGATTTCTTAGTAAAAAAACTGGCAATTTAGTCATGAAAGATATGATTGATGAAATCATTACATCAAAAGCCACAAATGACGACTTCCTTCGAAGAGCTGTCTTAATTCTTATAGGGCTTGTTCTAGCTCCTACTTCGACAGCTACGGTTTACAAGCCGTTCTATGCATTTGTGGAAACAATGTACAAGTTACACAACTTGAATTGGAACCAATTCACACTTGCATATGTCATGGACCAGATCAGCCCTTGCCGGAGAGGAATATATGTTAGGCAGTGGCCGAAAGGCAATGTTGCAATTTTAGAGGTACATGTCCTTTAATGTTTTTTTTATTTGTTGCAACATATACTAACTATCCTTTATATTTTTTTTACATGTAGTACTTGTATTGGGAGAAAGTGCAACCTCTTGATGAGATAGCACTATATGCTCGCATCTCTTCACGCCCACTTATGATCAACTGGACAGAAGCTGCTGTAGCCTTGAGAGATAGCTATGATCAAGATAATGGCCGGGGCAAAGGTATCCTTAAGGTAAGCATACATATACAGGCCATTTCATTTATTATAGTTGTTTTGCATATAACTATGTACTGTCAAATATCGTACTGACATATTAAATTTGTTAATTTTAGATTGAAGATAACATCACAGAGGAATATAGGCGACAGTATGGGAAGAAAACAGATGGAAACAAAAACATGGGTGCAGAAATTAAAAAACCGGGTACTGGAAGGAGCAATGGAAAGGGCAATGGAAGGAGCACTGGGAAGGCTAGTAGCTCGAGAAAACCCGGCCCGTCGTGGGAAATAAAGATGGAAACCACCATGAAGAGGATGATGCAGGATTTTAAGAGGGATATGATGGAAGAACTACCAGAGAGATGCGCGAAGGTGATTAGGCCGAAATAATTATGAACAACAAAGTTCACCATGTATTTAATTATTATTGACATCCTAAAATTTGTTTCCTTGTTGCAGGATGTTGTCAAATTATTAAACAAATCAGGTGTTAGGTACAAGCCATCCGCGGAAACACTTTCAGATCAGTACTGTTATGACGAAGGCTGCGGATCTTACCTCAACGGAGTACCTGAACGGAAAGAATTTGTTTACGACAAAAAAAGTGACACCCGGAGTGTGTCATTACCTAAAGAAGATGTTGACAAGGTTAGTTTCACAACAAATAATGCAGATTAACATGCTTCCACTATTGTGAATAATGCAGATTAACATGCTTTCACCTGCGTCACGTGCTTGTATGTTTCCTTTCCGTAGGTGTCGAAAGAGGACAATAAAGAAGAGGATTACATAACACCTGCAAGGACCAAGTGTGACTTCTTAGGGGATGGCACGCCAGACAATCCATGGCAAGTTGCTGAAGATTTTAAGGAGGCCTCTTCATCGGAGGTGCCATCAAATATTTTTGAACCTGCCCTCAAAAATATGAACAAAGAAGACGAACACAAAGAGGCTGCCTCAGAAGGATCAAAAAGCGTCAACAGTGCAACCGGCAAGAATGAAGATGTAAATGGAAAGAGGAAGCGAAAGCTCCCTCTTAAACTGCagtatccttatatcattgagaaTCGAACGAAACGACAACCTCGAAAAAAGCCAACTCCCGCAATAGGTACGCAACGGAAGATATGCACTTAAATATTTGATTACTAATGTGATACTAAACACAATGCATTTTTTGTGTACAGCTACTCCGTCGAGCAATGATGTTGAAATTCCGCAAGACTCTACTGCCTTAACAGCGGAACACATTGCAGCAGCAGAGCTTTTTGTTCAACTATGTTGCAAGAGTGAGGTAAATGGGAAAAAAATTATCTACAAAAATGATATTGGCGTCACGTTGACATCACAACGCCTTAAAGTGGTTCTAGACCATAAATGGTGTACAGATGATGTAAGTATATTGCTGACGATTCAACTGTGCACATACTTGTAATGTATGAATTATGCACATGTATGTTTGTGTGTTAACTAGACGAAACCTTTGTTTTTCAGGTTATCGATGCTTACATTGGAGATTTGTCTCGTCGTGTTGGGGAGGATCGGTACTTATGTGCAGCGTGGAGGTCATCATTCCTGCTAGAAGCACATCGCAAGGgccacaaaacaaaaaaaaaataagaACAATGATCACCTAGCTGTAAGAACTGGAACCATTCAACGAGTTATCGACGAATATTTTAGGCGGGAGAAGGTAAAGTATTCCATCAATATGACAAAATTTAGTAGTAATACTAATTTACATTGCATGTACTCACAATTTTTCCTGTGACACAGGCATATTTTCCAGTTAACATATCAAACAATCACTGGACTACCGTGATCATGCACACACCCAAGCAAGAATTCCAAGTTCTTGACTCATTATTTCCATTAAGTGTGACCATAGACACTGTCAGGGCTCTGGTACTGTTTCTTGTACTACATATTGTCTTCAAATTGCATGCGTACAGAAACATCTAATTATCTATATTTGTATAGAGACAACAAATTTCTGCTGACATCCAAGAGTACAACAAATCTACATCTGGATTTTTCCCTGATGTGATATCTTGGAATATAAAATCATACGATATGCCGCAGCAAAAAGATGGGTCAGTACATGCAAACTACAACTAAATACATATTACGCTACTATTGCATGTAATAACTCAATGAACCGAATTAATTGTGCAGCAATTCATGTGGCTTATTTGTTCTTCAATGCATGGAACATTGGGATGGAGataaatggaataaagaaatatcACAGGTACTGATATTCTACATGGTGACCAAACACCTTTGTTCCGTGGTACATAAAATGAATAACCGATGCCTATTGTTTGCAGGAGATGATAAACGGATCAAGGAACCTCATTAACGCACAGATAGTTCTAGCAACTTCAAATCTGTTAGAGACGGTGAAAACGAAGGTTGTCCGGATCTCCAAGAGATTTACTAAGTAGATAAAGCTGCAGTCATCATAGGTTGGGTTTTAGTCCCGTAGAAGGTTTCCCAGCTTGTGTCAATCTCGGCTTCTGTGAGTCTATATGTATGACATTTAAATACGGTTggcaagtactgtgattgtgtgatTTTAAGTATTCATCTATATATTAAGCTACTAGTGTGATTGATCTACTAGTGTGATTGATCTATATATTAAGCTACTAGTGTGACACAAAAAAGTATGTTACCAAAATTTCAACAGCACTTATATGAACAACACTTAGTACTTGGTCCACACAGTACATCTCTCCACACAGTGATAGAACATACATAGTACTGGTTCAGTTACACAAATATCAGACATAGAACATCTACTACATTTATTACATCAACATAGTGGCATGCTTCACTCCCAACTTGCACAAATCTCTTGTATGGCCTTCATCTTCTTCAGGTTTCTATCTCTAATATTGAAGAGATCTGCAACGTAATActccagcttcttcttctcctcctttagAGTGGCAATCTGCAGCTCTGCCTTCTCCTTCATAACCTTCTCAAGTTCAGCAGCAGATTTCGGAACCATTGCTTCTTGCTCACTACTCAGGTTACCAAGTTGTTTATGCAGTTCAAGGTTTTTCTTTTCCAACTCCCTCTTCTCAAGCACTAGCTGGTAATTGGCAGTAGTATACTCTACATTACCAGAGATTCTGGTTTCCTTTTCCTCCTCAAATGAATGCCACAACTGGAGCAATGCATGTTTCAGAGATTGTGGCCACTCCTGATCCACCCAAAATACTGTCTCACAAATATTTTCCTGAAAATTATTTTTATTCCAAAATTTAGTACAAGTTTTCATAAACCAATGTGGCTCAAAAATATGGTGCTAAATATGACACAAGGTTTTCTATTGCTACATCCATCCACAACACAAGAACTGTCACAACATTTTCTAAATGCACAAGGATTTCTAAATGCACAAGAACTCTCACAAATATTGAAGAGATGTTCCTACCTTGCATCCACAGCCCAAGAACCTCCGGCCCGTGTTCGTCCCCTCGAATGCCACATACTTGTGGCACGGCAAGTGATGGTGGCAGCGCTCCGGCCCAACATGAACACCAGCGTAATCCGGGTCATACATGGTCTCTGGGACCTAAATCACAAGATAAAATGCAACCAATTCGAATACAACAGAGTAAATCAACTAATTCCCAAATtttaccaaaccctaaccctagctcaaCACGTACCCGAGACGTTGGGCTCAGATCGGCCCCATGTGCGAACTCAGAGAGCAGACTGTCTTGGCTGCTGCTCTCATCGTCGTTCCACgacggcatggcggcggcggcgttcctGCGGCGGCGGACGTGCGACGGCGGCGGACGGGAGAAGGGGAGAAAAGAACAGAATGACCCAACGCACGGGCCGGCCGGGTCGTTTTGACCTGTCTCCGTTGCCACGTCAGCTTGACTATGGACCCCACCTGTCAGTTTGATGCTTAACCCGCTAAACCGAGCTCATTTCGCGAAGTGGTGGGTATCTGTCACGCTGTTAGATCAAATTGTTGGTTTTCTGTCAAAAATATGAAAGGCGGTGCTTTTTTTAAACCCTAGCCGCAATTGTGGTGGGTTTTTGTAATTATCTCCTTTAAAACCCATGTCACCATTCCAACTCCACCTTCATATAATAGATCTTTAAATAACAAAACTTTAAAACGATGGTCTGCCAACAATTTGTATGCATCAAAATTGTGAAATATCATCAGCATCAATTAATGTAGTAATAGCACCATCAAAATATCAGTATCATCAAAAAATTTCAAATACAACACATAATGAGCAATGACTACAGCTTCATATAGCCAATGACTACATAAAACATATCGGCATGCCAACTGAAGCTTCATAATGTCGTGCCAAGTTCGTCCTTCAAAATAAGTCATTCATCATCCTGACCTCCTAACATATGCGCAACATGCCTGCAATTAAAAAAACAGATGATAAAGTAAATAACTAAAGTTTAAAAGGATGCATAAATAATTGATCGCCAGGAAAAATTTATACTCACCTAGGATTCAGGTCACACTTCAAGCTACGTTTGGTGTGTCCAGCCTTTTTGCATCTGGTACATCGAATCCCCCTACCCCGCTCGTCATACGATAATGGCCTTCCATTCATTGTCACGGGTCCTTGTCCATCATCTCTACGCTTTCGTTTCTTAGGCGCACCTCGAGCAGCAACTTGAGCAGGGTCACCCAATTCATTTACATTAGTATTCAGCGAGTTTGTGGGACGGTTGGGTACATTATCATACTCCATCTTGTTTGAAATAATGTCAGCATAAAATGCCTTGGTCCGCTCGAACAACAGTGGATCTTTGTATGCAACTTGCAATGCTTCAGCTTGTAACACATTCAACTCCGTAAATCTTTGTCGCTCCTCCGCTACGGGAAAACCCCAATCATGTAGATCGCTCGTGCGCCTCGCTGGCAAGCCACCCCTAGCTTGTTTAGAGAATCGCAGAAGAACTAAACAACCCGGTATTTCATCCAAATCCAGCACATCAAGTACATGCAGAATATGCTTGCAAGGAAGTCCCCTCCGGATCATCCTTCGACAGCTGCACTCTACTAATTTATCCGAGTTGGCCGGTTTATAGTCAACATAAAACTTTGCATGCTTTCTCTTTTTCCAAGCAACAACAAACTGCATCTCACCTTCTGTTCCCTTATACTGATCTATAACCTCAATGCCTTCTATTTTATATATCTCTTGCTGCAATATATAAAAGTTTGCCGGAGTGAATACCTTTGCAGCAGCTCTCTCAATTCTCCTCAAATTGGTTACTGGTACAGGTGATGTCTGTGAACTGATGCAGTCATCTTTTGCCTCCGTCTCTCTAATGCGCACTATAGCATTCTcgtagtgcaaaatcaaatccacTAGTGTCATACCGTAGTCTAGGTGTAGGTGAAGACATGAGTTAAGACTTTCACTTCGCTGATTGCTTTTCATACCAAGCCAGAACCCCTCAGATAGGTACGCCGCTGCCCATAATCTCCTCTTCTTGTACATTCTTTTCAGCCACGTCTGTGTTTTCTCCGTCTGCCATTTCTGGATAAAAGCGTGCCATCTTTCCTCGAATATATCCGATGTGGTCGTGTAATACAACAGAGCCCGAAACTCACTCAACGACTTGAAACTTAGGTGCCGAGCCATGTTCTTTTCAATGTGCCATGAACAAATACGGTGCGACTGCTCCGGAAACACACTTCGAATAGCTCTAATCATCGCACTATCGGCATCGGTGATTATTGACTTGGGTTTCTGCTGCAACATAGCTTTCAAAAAAGTCTTCAGTAACCATACATACGTGCTTTCCTTCTCATCTGATAAGATGGCACACGCAAAAACTGTCGTCCTCCGGTGATTGTTAATTCCAACAAACGGAACAAATGGCATACCATATCGGTTCATCTTATATGTACTATCGAACACAAGTACGTCTCCATAATCATTGTAATCCTGCCGGGACTGAGCATCACACCAGAACAAGCTTTTCAAACGACCTTTACTATCAACGTCgtactcaaaaaaaaaatcagcaaacttCTTCCTCCGGTTCTCCATCATGGCAATGGCTGAGCTAGCATCACCACCTGCAAGTAACTTTCTCTTCTCCCTGCAGCACATGTTGTACAAGTCCTTCCTCGTAAACCCAACAGTGGTGTACCGACCATACTTGCTGAGGAAGGTATCCATGATCACATGCTTCCTAACCCCAGCCGCCAATGCTAATATCTCCGCTTTCTGGAAATCTTTTATCCTCCTATGTGACCATAAAAATGGGCTCTCGCTCGGTTCTGCACACTTATGACTGTGCTTGTAAACAAATTTTGCAACTCGCCAAACCCCCGAACCTCTATCAAGCTTCACATCCAACTCCGCTTTACAATTGCAACGTGACAAAGGTCTCAACCTACGAGTGCGGTTGTCCATAGT
Coding sequences within it:
- the LOC139837956 gene encoding uncharacterized protein is translated as MQVYDEEKGRFIIEPRVGEISATNEDVECLLGLQDEGLSSADILEEEGEEWKTNIPTRFLSKKTGNLVMKDMIDEIITSKATNDDFLRRAVLILIGLVLAPTSTATVYKPFYAFVETMYKLHNLNWNQFTLAYVMDQISPCRRGIYVRQWPKGNVAILEYLYWEKVQPLDEIALYARISSRPLMINWTEAAVALRDSYDQDNGRGKGILKIEDNITEEYRRQYGKKTDGNKNMGAEIKKPGTGRSNGKGNGRSTGKASSSRKPGPSWEIKMETTMKRMMQDFKRDMMEELPERCAKDVVKLLNKSGVRYKPSAETLSDQYCYDEGCGSYLNGVPERKEFVYDKKSDTRSVSLPKEDVDKVSKEDNKEEDYITPARTKCDFLGDGTPDNPWQVAEDFKEASSSEVPSNIFEPALKNMNKEDEHKEAASEGSKSVNSATGKNEDVNGKRKRKLPLKLQYPYIIENRTKRQPRKKPTPAIATPSSNDVEIPQDSTALTAEHIAAAELFVQLCCKSEAYFPVNISNNHWTTVIMHTPKQEFQVLDSLFPLSVTIDTVRALRQQISADIQEYNKSTSGFFPDVISWNIKSYDMPQQKDGNSCGLFVLQCMEHWDGDKWNKEISQEMINGSRNLINAQIVLATSNLLETVKTKVVRISKRFTK
- the LOC139838462 gene encoding protein FAR1-RELATED SEQUENCE 5-like, whose translation is MDTFLSKYGRYTTVGFTRKDLYNMCCREKRKLLAGGDASSAIAMMENRRKKFADFFFEYDVDSKGRLKSLFWCDAQSRQDYNDYGDVLVFDSTYKMNRYGMPFVPFVGINNHRRTTVFACAILSDEKESTYVWLLKTFLKAMLQQKPKSIITDADSAMIRAIRSVFPEQSHRICSWHIEKNMARHLSFKSLSEFRALLYYTTTSDIFEERWHAFIQKWQTEKTQTWLKRMYKKRRLWAAAYLSEGFWLGMKSNQRSESLNSCLHLHLDYGMTLVDLILHYENAIVRIRETEAKDDCISSQTSPVPVTNLRRIERAAAKVFTPANFYILQQEIYKIEGIEVIDQYKGTEGEMQFVVAWKKRKHAKFYVDYKPANSDKLVECSCRRMIRRGLPCKHILHVLDVLDLDEIPGCLVLLRFSKQARGGLPARRTSDLHDWGFPVAEERQRFTELNVLQAEALQVAYKDPLLFERTKAFYADIISNKMEYDNVPNRPTNSLNTNVNELGDPAQVAARGAPKKRKRRDDGQGPVTMNGRPLSYDERGRGIRCTRCKKAGHTKRSLKCDLNPRHVAHMLGGQDDE